A genomic segment from Euleptes europaea isolate rEulEur1 chromosome 17, rEulEur1.hap1, whole genome shotgun sequence encodes:
- the CXXC5 gene encoding CXXC-type zinc finger protein 5 isoform X2, producing MSDPGSHQSPGVKPGLLGKNSPSDSQPSANSERRNKSGIISEPLNKSLKKSRPLSHYSTFGSTSSLSEHSEKGAPVANGNEAALDKSNSTSKHKNIADLLSKSDLSSEGQSILQQFAQSTELLKRVVQEHIPLPNDHGTGIADMEAVSAAAEAMNSPSDFPYLGAFPINPGLFIMTPAGVFLAESALHMAGLAEYPMQNELASAINSGKKKRKRCGMCPPCRRRINCEQCSSCRNRKTGHQICKFRKCEELKKKPSAALEKVMLPTGAAFRWFQ from the coding sequence ATGTCTGATCCTGGCTCTCATCAATCCCCTGGCGTCAAGCCGGGCTTGTTGGGGAAAAACAGCCCGAGTGACTCCCAGCCCTCGGCCAATTCGGAGAGGAGGAATAAAAGTGGGATAATCAGCGAACCTTTGAACAAAAGTCTTAAGAAGTCCCGCCCGCTTTCCCACTACTCCACTTTCGGCAGCACCAGCTCGTTAAGCGAACATTCCGAGAAAGGTGCCCCCGTAGCCAATGGCAATGAAGCCGCGCTGGATAAAAGCAATTCTACCTCAAAGCACAAAAACATCGCCGACCTGCTGAGCAAATCAGATCTTTCTTCAGAAGGACAGAGCATCTTGCAGCAGTTCGCCCAGTCGACGGAGCTGCTCAAACGAGTCGTCCAGGAGCACATTCCCCTGCCTAATGACCATGGGACGGGCATCGCCGACATGGAGGCGGTttcggcggcggcggaggcgatGAACAGCCCGTCTGATTTTCCTTACCTGGGGGCTTTTCCGATCAACCCCGGCCTTTTCATTATGACCCCCGCTGGCGTGTTTCTGGCGGAGAGCGCGCTCCATATGGCTGGCTTGGCCGAGTACCCCATGCAGAATGAATTGGCGTCTGCCATCAATTCAGGGAAAAAGAAACGGAAACGATGTGGCATGTGCCCTCCGTGCAGAAGACGGATAAACTGCGAGCAGTGCAGCAGTTGTAGGAACCGTAAAACTGGGCACCAGATTTGCAAATTCCGAAAATGTGAGGAACTTAAAAAGAAGCCTTCTGCTGCACTGGAG